In Thiovibrio frasassiensis, one DNA window encodes the following:
- a CDS encoding adenylate kinase: MAVNILAFGPNGSGKGTQGAIVKEKYNIDHIESGAIFREHIKGGTELGMKAKAFIERGDLVPDEITIPMVLETLKKSKAKGWLLDGFPRSLAQAEALDKALKEADMPLNYVIEILLDRQIAKDRIMGRRLCANDNNHPNHIAFEAIKPVEKDGKLVCRVCGGDLSARADDQDEDAIGKRHDIYYDEKTGTMAAVNYFKKAGGAKVISVDGSTSIKAVTETIMSQLA, encoded by the coding sequence ATGGCGGTAAACATTCTGGCTTTCGGGCCAAATGGAAGCGGCAAGGGCACCCAGGGCGCCATTGTCAAAGAAAAGTACAATATCGATCATATTGAATCAGGCGCCATCTTCCGCGAGCACATCAAGGGCGGCACCGAATTGGGCATGAAGGCCAAAGCGTTCATCGAGCGCGGCGACTTGGTTCCCGACGAGATCACCATCCCCATGGTTCTTGAGACCCTTAAAAAATCCAAAGCCAAAGGCTGGCTCCTGGACGGTTTCCCCCGCTCTCTCGCCCAGGCCGAAGCGCTGGACAAGGCCCTAAAAGAAGCGGACATGCCCCTGAACTATGTCATAGAGATCCTCCTTGACCGGCAGATCGCCAAAGACAGGATCATGGGCCGTCGTCTCTGCGCCAATGACAACAACCATCCCAACCACATCGCTTTCGAAGCCATCAAGCCCGTGGAAAAAGACGGCAAGCTGGTATGTCGGGTATGCGGCGGCGACTTGAGTGCCCGGGCCGATGACCAGGACGAAGACGCCATCGGCAAGCGTCATGATATCTACTACGACGAGAAGACCGGTACCATGGCCGCGGTCAATTACTTCAAAAAAGCCGGCGGCGCCAAGGTGATCTCCGTGGATGGCTCCACATCCATCAAGGCGGTAACCGAGACCATCATGAGCCAGTTGGCCTAA
- a CDS encoding lysophospholipid acyltransferase family protein: protein MAVKNGFVYRLLLVVVPWLYGGLSRLLFATCRVRVHGRENLDRCEVQAKPFVGLFWHYSVFVAVALISGRGRGWAAMVSASKDAEFVARILARQGVVPVRGSRSRGGLGALKGLIALLDQGNNAAIVGDGSQGPPRVMQAGALLLASKSGAPILPLAVAADRFWAFGSWDRTLLPKPFAQLHLWYGEPLSVPEKAGSEEIEQCRLEMEHRLNGLYAQAWGEFGKESHDGA, encoded by the coding sequence ATGGCTGTGAAAAACGGTTTTGTCTACAGACTCTTGCTGGTTGTCGTGCCGTGGCTTTATGGTGGGCTGAGCCGGTTGCTCTTCGCCACCTGCCGGGTTCGGGTGCATGGGCGGGAAAACCTGGACCGGTGCGAGGTGCAGGCCAAGCCCTTTGTCGGGCTGTTCTGGCATTACAGCGTGTTTGTCGCGGTAGCCTTAATCTCAGGGCGCGGCCGGGGTTGGGCCGCCATGGTCAGTGCCAGCAAGGATGCCGAATTTGTCGCCCGGATTCTTGCCCGGCAAGGGGTTGTTCCCGTGCGCGGCTCACGGAGCCGGGGCGGGCTTGGTGCGCTTAAGGGCTTGATTGCTTTACTGGACCAGGGCAACAACGCGGCCATCGTTGGTGATGGCTCCCAGGGGCCACCCCGGGTAATGCAGGCCGGTGCTCTTTTGCTGGCAAGCAAAAGCGGTGCCCCGATCCTGCCTCTGGCGGTGGCGGCGGACCGCTTTTGGGCCTTTGGCAGTTGGGATCGTACTCTGTTGCCAAAGCCGTTTGCCCAGCTGCATCTCTGGTATGGCGAACCCCTGAGCGTGCCGGAAAAAGCCGGTTCGGAAGAGATCGAGCAATGTCGCCTGGAGATGGAGCATCGGCTCAACGGCTTGTATGCGCAAGCGTGGGGCGAGTTTGGCAAGGAGAGTCATGACGGCGCGTAG
- the uvrB gene encoding excinuclease ABC subunit UvrB yields MMSFQIETTYAPAGDQPVAIDLLCRGLAAGLPHQVLLGVTGSGKTFTMAQVIAKTGRPALVMAPNKTLAAQLYSEFKELFPNNAVEYFVSYYDYYQPEAYIPSSDTYIEKDSAINEAIDKMRHSATRALLTRRDVIIVASVSCIYGLGSPEEYKSMHLFLKAGEEFPLEEMRRRLVHMLYERNDLSFHRGTFRVRGDVLEIFPAYEEDRAVRVEFFGETIEAISIIDPLRGKVLERFSEMTVFPGSHFVTSKDRLQRATATIKEELQERLVFFYKNNRLVEAQRLEQRTMFDLEMLQELGYCHGIENYSRHFTGLAPGEPPPTLLDYFPPDFILFADESHVTLPQVRGMYRGDRSRKETLTEFGFRLPSALDNRPLMFDEFASRIAQAVYVSATPGDFELEKAEGRVVEQLIRPTGLLDPRILVRPATNQVDDLLEEVRVREERGERVLITTLTKRMAEDLTEYYEKLGVRVRYLHSDIKTMERMELIRDLRLGEYQVLVGINLLREGLDIPEVSLVAILDADKEGFLRSARSLIQTCGRAARNVKGLVILYGDRITDSMRQTMEETERRRVIQAAYNEAHGITPESVQSRIKDLMETVYEKDYVTVAVATGETGPAYASLVELRREMKALEKEMLAAAKELAFEDAAALRDQLKKLKEMELAWL; encoded by the coding sequence TTGATGTCCTTTCAGATTGAAACCACCTATGCCCCTGCCGGAGACCAGCCGGTAGCCATCGACTTGCTCTGCCGCGGCCTGGCGGCAGGGTTGCCCCATCAGGTTCTCCTCGGGGTGACCGGCTCGGGCAAGACCTTCACCATGGCGCAGGTTATTGCCAAAACCGGCCGTCCGGCCCTGGTCATGGCTCCCAACAAGACCCTGGCCGCCCAGCTCTATTCCGAGTTCAAGGAGTTGTTTCCCAATAACGCGGTGGAGTATTTTGTCAGCTACTACGATTACTATCAGCCCGAGGCGTACATCCCCTCGTCGGACACCTATATCGAAAAGGATTCCGCCATCAACGAGGCCATCGATAAGATGCGCCACTCCGCGACCCGGGCGCTGCTCACCCGGCGGGATGTGATCATCGTCGCTTCGGTTTCCTGCATCTACGGCCTGGGCTCCCCGGAGGAGTATAAGAGCATGCATCTTTTTCTCAAGGCAGGGGAGGAATTCCCCCTTGAGGAGATGCGGCGCAGGCTGGTGCACATGCTCTATGAGCGCAACGACCTTTCCTTTCATCGCGGGACCTTCCGGGTGCGGGGCGATGTGCTGGAGATATTCCCGGCCTACGAGGAGGATCGCGCCGTCCGGGTGGAATTTTTTGGCGAGACCATTGAGGCGATCAGTATCATCGATCCCCTGCGCGGCAAGGTGCTGGAGCGGTTTTCCGAAATGACTGTTTTTCCGGGCAGCCATTTCGTCACCTCGAAGGATCGGCTGCAGCGGGCCACGGCCACAATCAAGGAGGAGCTGCAGGAGCGGCTTGTCTTTTTTTATAAAAATAATCGGCTGGTTGAGGCGCAGCGTCTTGAGCAGCGCACCATGTTCGACCTGGAGATGCTTCAGGAACTGGGGTATTGTCATGGCATCGAGAATTACAGCCGTCATTTTACCGGGTTGGCGCCGGGAGAACCGCCGCCCACCCTGCTGGACTATTTTCCCCCTGACTTTATTCTTTTTGCCGACGAATCCCATGTGACCCTCCCCCAGGTTCGGGGCATGTACCGGGGGGATCGTTCCCGCAAGGAAACCCTGACCGAGTTCGGCTTCCGCCTTCCCTCCGCCCTGGATAACCGACCCCTGATGTTCGATGAGTTCGCCAGCCGGATAGCCCAGGCGGTCTATGTCTCGGCCACCCCCGGTGATTTTGAGCTGGAAAAGGCCGAGGGAAGGGTGGTGGAGCAGCTGATCCGGCCCACCGGGCTTCTCGACCCGCGGATTCTGGTGCGGCCGGCAACCAATCAGGTGGATGATCTGCTGGAAGAGGTCAGGGTGCGGGAGGAACGCGGGGAGAGAGTCCTTATCACCACTCTGACCAAGCGGATGGCCGAGGATCTTACCGAATATTACGAGAAGCTCGGGGTGCGGGTGCGCTATCTCCATTCCGATATCAAAACCATGGAGCGGATGGAATTGATCCGCGATCTCCGCTTGGGTGAGTATCAGGTGCTGGTGGGGATCAACCTGCTCCGCGAGGGGCTGGATATCCCCGAGGTCTCTCTGGTGGCGATTCTCGACGCCGACAAGGAGGGTTTCTTGCGCAGCGCCCGCTCGCTAATCCAGACCTGCGGCCGGGCCGCCCGGAATGTCAAAGGGTTGGTGATTCTTTATGGGGACAGGATCACCGACTCCATGCGCCAGACCATGGAGGAGACAGAGCGGCGGCGGGTTATTCAGGCGGCCTACAACGAAGCCCACGGGATTACCCCGGAGAGCGTGCAGTCACGGATCAAGGATCTCATGGAGACGGTGTATGAGAAGGATTATGTGACCGTTGCGGTGGCCACCGGCGAGACAGGGCCGGCGTATGCAAGCCTGGTTGAACTGCGGCGGGAGATGAAGGCGCTGGAAAAGGAGATGCTTGCCGCAGCCAAGGAGCTTGCCTTTGAGGATGCGGCCGCCCTGCGTGATCAGCTCAAAAAATTGAAGGAAATGGAGCTTGCATGGCTGTGA
- a CDS encoding glycosyltransferase family 2 protein — protein MTRANLLIAIAIAVISSSIWAFVNQPEQEPRWPNRIQGFSFSPFRAWQSAIDHVLPTEEEIDEDLALLAKRTHAVRTYTQEGSLAEIPRLARKYGLNVTLGAWLTNDLERNEVEIATAIRVAQENYQNVVRIIIGNEALLRGDLTPEQLIAYLDRVQEAVEIPVSTAEPWHIWMKYPELGEHVDYIATHMLPYWEGIEMAQSIDYIVKHMNMLKQKFPAKEVIIGEVGWPSNGRTRQLAVASPANEAIFLRRFLAKAEQEKYTYYVMEAFDQPWKQGSEGSVGAYWGVYDVNREPKFPFTEPIVKIPEWRTLAGISAIIAIITFAFLLIDSKTLRTRGRSFLATIAFGASTGAVWIVYTYTRQYLNPTTILIGILMVIGMIGVVVVLLAEAHEWAEATWLSQWRRPFTPQHLDDDQLPMVCVQVPAYNEPPEMMIETLNALAKLDYPRYEVLVIDNNTKDPAIWQPVEEHCLKLGPKFRFFHVAPLAGFKAGALNFALEKTAPEAELLAVIDSDYIVTPDWLKDMAPQFAKPSLAIAQAPQDYRDDEENLFKAMCYAEYKGFFYIGMLTRNERNAIIQHGTMTMVRKSVLQEVGGWAEWCITEDAELGLKIFERGYEATYISKSYGKGLMPDTFVDFKKQRFRWAYGAVQILRRHAKALLFGRQTALTRGQRYHFVAGWIPWLADSLNMFFTVAALGWSTGMVYFPLQIDPPLVILSIMPLTLFVFKVGKMIYLYRTRVGATAGQTLASALAGLSLSHTISQAIILGFFTKDIPFFRTPKRARRHALFQALQSAREEGLIMAALWLAATCVVVSQGSETADLLVWIMVLLVQSIPYLAAVIMSMVSGFSKTEEKIISSITAPPPVVEEVKSNA, from the coding sequence ATGACCAGGGCAAACCTTCTCATTGCCATAGCGATCGCGGTTATTTCCAGCAGCATCTGGGCCTTTGTCAACCAGCCCGAGCAGGAGCCGCGCTGGCCCAACCGCATCCAGGGTTTTTCCTTTTCCCCGTTCCGCGCGTGGCAAAGTGCCATTGACCACGTCCTGCCCACGGAAGAAGAAATCGACGAGGATCTGGCCTTGCTGGCCAAAAGAACCCACGCGGTGAGAACCTACACCCAGGAAGGCTCCTTGGCCGAGATTCCCCGTCTGGCCAGGAAATACGGGCTCAACGTAACCCTCGGCGCCTGGCTGACCAACGACCTGGAACGAAACGAGGTGGAAATCGCAACCGCCATCCGGGTCGCCCAGGAGAACTACCAGAACGTGGTCCGGATCATCATCGGCAACGAGGCGCTCCTCCGCGGCGACCTGACCCCGGAACAGCTCATCGCCTATCTCGACCGGGTGCAGGAGGCGGTGGAAATTCCGGTGAGCACCGCCGAACCGTGGCATATCTGGATGAAATATCCGGAGCTCGGAGAACACGTGGACTACATCGCCACCCACATGCTGCCCTACTGGGAAGGCATAGAAATGGCCCAGTCCATTGATTACATTGTTAAGCACATGAACATGCTGAAGCAAAAATTCCCGGCCAAAGAGGTGATCATCGGCGAGGTGGGCTGGCCCAGCAACGGGAGAACGCGCCAGCTGGCAGTGGCTTCTCCGGCCAACGAAGCCATCTTTCTCCGCCGTTTTCTGGCCAAGGCCGAACAGGAAAAATACACCTACTATGTCATGGAGGCCTTTGACCAGCCTTGGAAACAAGGGAGTGAAGGCTCGGTGGGTGCGTACTGGGGCGTGTACGATGTCAACCGCGAACCCAAGTTCCCCTTTACCGAACCCATTGTCAAGATTCCGGAATGGCGGACCCTGGCAGGGATCTCGGCCATCATCGCCATCATCACCTTCGCCTTTCTCCTCATCGACAGCAAAACCCTGCGCACCAGGGGGCGAAGCTTTCTTGCCACCATCGCTTTCGGTGCCTCCACCGGAGCGGTGTGGATTGTTTACACCTACACCAGACAGTACCTGAACCCGACCACCATCCTCATCGGCATCCTCATGGTGATCGGCATGATCGGGGTGGTGGTGGTGCTCCTGGCCGAAGCCCACGAATGGGCCGAGGCAACCTGGCTCTCCCAGTGGCGGCGGCCATTTACCCCGCAGCATCTGGACGATGACCAACTGCCCATGGTCTGCGTCCAGGTGCCGGCTTACAACGAACCGCCCGAGATGATGATCGAAACCCTAAACGCCTTGGCCAAGCTGGACTATCCCCGCTACGAGGTCCTGGTCATCGACAACAACACCAAGGATCCCGCAATCTGGCAACCGGTGGAGGAACACTGCCTCAAACTCGGGCCCAAGTTCCGCTTCTTTCATGTGGCTCCGCTGGCCGGATTCAAGGCCGGAGCGCTGAACTTCGCCCTGGAAAAAACCGCGCCGGAAGCAGAGCTTCTGGCGGTCATTGACAGCGATTACATTGTCACCCCGGACTGGCTCAAGGACATGGCCCCCCAGTTTGCCAAGCCCTCCCTGGCCATTGCCCAGGCACCCCAGGATTACCGGGACGATGAAGAAAACCTCTTCAAGGCCATGTGTTATGCGGAATACAAGGGATTTTTCTATATCGGCATGCTGACCCGCAATGAACGCAACGCCATCATCCAGCACGGCACCATGACCATGGTCCGCAAATCCGTACTGCAAGAGGTTGGAGGCTGGGCGGAGTGGTGCATCACCGAGGATGCGGAACTGGGTCTAAAAATCTTTGAACGCGGCTATGAGGCCACCTACATTTCCAAAAGTTATGGCAAGGGGTTGATGCCGGACACCTTTGTCGATTTCAAGAAACAACGGTTCCGCTGGGCTTACGGGGCGGTGCAGATCCTGCGGCGGCATGCCAAAGCCCTGCTCTTCGGCAGGCAGACTGCCCTCACCAGGGGCCAGCGGTATCATTTTGTCGCCGGCTGGATACCCTGGCTGGCCGACAGCCTGAACATGTTCTTCACCGTGGCCGCCCTGGGCTGGTCCACGGGCATGGTCTATTTTCCGCTCCAGATTGACCCGCCTCTGGTGATCCTCTCGATCATGCCGCTGACCCTCTTTGTTTTCAAGGTGGGCAAGATGATTTACCTCTACCGGACCCGGGTCGGCGCCACCGCCGGACAGACCCTGGCCTCGGCCCTGGCAGGACTTTCCCTGTCCCACACCATTTCCCAGGCGATCATCCTCGGTTTTTTCACCAAGGACATCCCATTTTTCCGAACCCCAAAACGGGCCAGGCGTCATGCCCTGTTCCAGGCCCTGCAATCGGCGAGGGAAGAAGGGCTGATCATGGCAGCCCTCTGGCTTGCCGCCACCTGCGTCGTGGTGTCGCAAGGGTCGGAAACCGCGGATCTGCTGGTTTGGATCATGGTCCTGCTGGTCCAGTCGATCCCCTATCTGGCGGCGGTTATCATGTCCATGGTGAGCGGCTTTTCAAAAACCGAAGAAAAAATCATCAGCAGTATCACTGCGCCGCCTCCGGTCGTGGAGGAGGTAAAGAGCAACGCGTAA
- the mtgA gene encoding monofunctional biosynthetic peptidoglycan transglycosylase, with product MQISPQKAAAPRSELPPRKRGVFRWLRTLCRLALRVFVLCLAGTMAITILFRWVPLPCSSLMIQRQVASLWEKEKEYRFRYQWVALEKMSPYAPLAAIASEDQKFFSHMGFDFEAIEKAWEHNQRRKRVHGASTISQQVAKNLFLWPGRSFIRKGLEVYFTLLLEGLWPKHRILEVYLNVAEFGPGIFGVEAASKVYFHKSAAKLNSAEAAILAAILPSPLRSSAARPSGYISERAWHIQQQMRLMGGTESLRKPLGQKAKKRAVKK from the coding sequence ATGCAAATCTCTCCCCAAAAAGCCGCCGCCCCCCGCTCAGAGTTGCCGCCCAGAAAGAGGGGGGTTTTCCGTTGGCTCCGCACGCTTTGCCGTCTGGCTCTTCGGGTGTTTGTTCTCTGCCTCGCAGGAACCATGGCGATCACCATCCTCTTTCGCTGGGTACCGCTGCCTTGCAGTTCTCTCATGATCCAGCGACAGGTTGCTTCCCTGTGGGAGAAAGAGAAGGAATACCGCTTCCGCTACCAGTGGGTTGCCCTGGAGAAGATGTCTCCCTATGCGCCGCTGGCGGCAATCGCCTCCGAAGACCAGAAATTTTTCAGCCACATGGGTTTTGACTTTGAAGCCATCGAAAAGGCCTGGGAACACAACCAGCGCCGGAAACGGGTGCATGGGGCAAGCACCATCTCCCAACAGGTTGCCAAGAATCTCTTTCTCTGGCCGGGACGAAGCTTCATCCGCAAGGGACTGGAGGTTTATTTCACCCTGCTGCTCGAGGGTCTCTGGCCCAAACACCGCATCCTCGAGGTCTACCTCAACGTGGCGGAGTTCGGCCCCGGCATCTTCGGGGTTGAAGCTGCCAGCAAGGTTTACTTCCACAAATCCGCCGCCAAACTGAATAGTGCGGAAGCCGCTATTCTGGCGGCAATCCTCCCCAGTCCCCTTCGCTCAAGTGCAGCCCGGCCATCCGGCTACATCAGCGAACGGGCTTGGCATATCCAACAGCAGATGCGTCTCATGGGCGGCACGGAATCACTGCGCAAACCCCTCGGCCAA